In a genomic window of Arvicanthis niloticus isolate mArvNil1 chromosome 8, mArvNil1.pat.X, whole genome shotgun sequence:
- the Smim32 gene encoding small integral membrane protein 32, with amino-acid sequence MYGDVFNATSGPEAAGSGALAPGATVKAEGALPLELATARGVRDGSATKPDLPTYLLLFFLLLLSVALVVLFIGCQLRHSAFAALPHDRSLRDARAPWKTRPV; translated from the coding sequence ATGTACGGCGACGTGTTCAACGCCACCAGCGGGCCGGAGGCGGCGGGAAGTGGCGCGCTGGCCCCCGGAGCCACGGTCAAGGCAGAGGGCGCTTTGCCGCTGGAGCTGGCCACCGCGCGTGGAGTGCGGGACGGCTCGGCCACCAAGCCCGACCTGCCCACCTACctgctgctcttcttcctcctgctgctgTCCGTGGCGCTCGTCGTCCTCTTTATCGGCTGCCAGCTGCGCCACTCGGCCTTTGCTGCTCTGCCCCACGATCGCTCGCTGCGCGACGCCCGTGCACCCTGGAAGACGCGACCGGTATAG